A stretch of Microbacterium sp. 4R-513 DNA encodes these proteins:
- the rplW gene encoding 50S ribosomal protein L23, producing MTTVNKDPRDIILKPVVSEKSYGLIDEGKYTFLVDPRASKSEIKLAIEKIFGVKVAAVNTLNRVGKARRTRFGTGKRKDTKRAIVTLKSGTIDIFTAVG from the coding sequence ATGACCACCGTCAACAAGGACCCGCGCGACATCATCCTGAAGCCGGTCGTCTCCGAGAAGAGCTACGGGCTCATCGACGAGGGCAAGTACACGTTCCTCGTGGACCCCCGCGCTTCGAAGTCCGAGATCAAGCTCGCGATCGAGAAGATCTTCGGCGTCAAGGTGGCAGCGGTCAACACGCTCAACCGCGTCGGCAAGGCCCGTCGCACCCGCTTCGGCACGGGGAAGCGCAAGGACACCAAGCGCGCCATCGTGACGCTCAAGTCGGGCACCATCGACATCTTCACGGCAGTCGGCTGA
- the rplV gene encoding 50S ribosomal protein L22 → MVESIARVRHIRVTPQKARRVVALIKGKQAQEALAILKFAPQSASEPIYKLVASAIANARVKADQVNEYLDEQDLYVANAYVDEGTTLKRFQPRAQGRAFQIKKRTSHITVVLSTPETAEAAPAAKTSKKASK, encoded by the coding sequence ATGGTGGAGTCCATCGCACGCGTGCGACACATCCGCGTGACCCCTCAGAAGGCTCGTCGTGTCGTCGCGCTCATCAAGGGCAAGCAGGCCCAGGAGGCGCTCGCGATCCTGAAGTTCGCGCCGCAGAGCGCGAGCGAGCCGATCTACAAGCTCGTCGCCTCGGCCATCGCGAACGCTCGCGTCAAGGCCGACCAGGTGAACGAGTACCTGGACGAGCAGGACCTGTACGTGGCCAACGCGTACGTCGACGAGGGCACGACGCTCAAGCGTTTCCAGCCCCGCGCACAGGGTCGCGCTTTCCAGATCAAGAAGCGCACGAGCCACATCACGGTCGTGCTCTCGACGCCGGAGACCGCTGAGGCGGCTCCCGCGGCCAAGACCAGCAAGAAGGCGAGCAAGTAA
- the rpsS gene encoding 30S ribosomal protein S19 — protein sequence MPRSLKKGPFVDEHLLRKVVVQNEAGTKNVIKTWSRRSMIIPAMLGHTIAVHDGRKHIPVFVTETMVGHKLGEFAPTRTFRGHVKDDKKGRRR from the coding sequence ATGCCTCGTAGCCTTAAGAAGGGCCCCTTCGTCGACGAGCACCTGCTTCGCAAGGTCGTCGTCCAGAACGAAGCCGGTACCAAGAACGTCATCAAGACCTGGTCGCGTCGCTCGATGATCATCCCCGCGATGCTCGGGCACACGATCGCCGTCCACGACGGTCGCAAGCACATCCCCGTGTTCGTGACCGAGACCATGGTCGGCCACAAGCTGGGCGAGTTCGCGCCCACCCGCACCTTCCGCGGCCACGTGAAGGACGACAAGAAGGGCCGCCGCCGCTGA
- the rplP gene encoding 50S ribosomal protein L16: protein MLIPRKVKHRKQHHPGRSGQATGGTKVSFGEFGIQALTPAYVTNRQIESARIAMTRHIKRGGKVWINIYPDRPLTKKPAETRMGSGKGSPEWWVANVKPGRVLFEVAGVNEQLAREALTRAIHKLPLKARIIKREEGDA, encoded by the coding sequence ATGCTCATCCCCCGCAAGGTCAAGCACCGCAAGCAGCACCACCCCGGCCGTTCGGGCCAGGCCACCGGTGGCACCAAGGTGTCGTTCGGTGAGTTCGGCATCCAGGCCCTCACGCCCGCTTACGTGACGAACCGTCAGATCGAGTCCGCTCGTATCGCGATGACCCGTCACATCAAGCGTGGCGGCAAGGTGTGGATCAACATCTACCCCGACCGTCCGCTCACGAAGAAGCCCGCCGAGACCCGCATGGGTTCCGGTAAGGGTTCGCCGGAGTGGTGGGTCGCAAACGTCAAGCCGGGTCGCGTCCTCTTCGAGGTCGCCGGCGTCAACGAGCAGCTCGCTCGTGAGGCCCTGACCCGTGCCATCCACAAGCTGCCTCTCAAGGCACGCATCATCAAGCGCGAGGAGGGCGACGCGTAA
- the rplB gene encoding 50S ribosomal protein L2: protein MAIRKYKPTTPGRRGSSVADFAEITRSTPEKSLLRPLAKTGGRNNQGRITTRHIGGGHKRQYRVIDFRRNDKDGINAKVAHIEYDPNRTARIALLHYFDGEKRYILAPNKLAQGDIVESGAGADIKPGNNLPLRNIPTGTVIHAIELRPGGGAKLARSAGASVRLVAKDGPYAQLRLPSGEIRNVDARCRATIGEVGNAEQSNINWGKAGRNRWKGIRPTVRGVAMNPVDHPHGGGEGKTSGGRHPVTPWGQAEGRTRHANKESDKYIVRRRNAGKKRK, encoded by the coding sequence ATGGCTATTCGCAAGTACAAGCCCACGACCCCGGGTCGCCGCGGCTCGTCGGTGGCTGACTTCGCCGAGATCACCCGATCGACGCCCGAGAAGTCGCTCCTCCGCCCGCTCGCCAAGACCGGTGGCCGCAACAACCAGGGCCGCATCACCACGCGTCACATCGGTGGCGGCCACAAGCGTCAGTACCGCGTCATCGACTTCCGTCGCAACGACAAGGACGGCATCAACGCCAAGGTCGCGCACATCGAGTACGACCCCAACCGCACGGCGCGCATCGCGCTCCTGCACTACTTCGACGGCGAGAAGCGCTACATCCTCGCGCCGAACAAGCTGGCGCAGGGCGACATCGTCGAGTCGGGTGCCGGCGCGGACATCAAGCCGGGCAACAACCTGCCGCTGCGCAACATCCCCACGGGTACGGTCATCCACGCGATCGAGCTCCGTCCCGGCGGCGGCGCCAAGCTCGCCCGCTCGGCCGGCGCCTCGGTGCGTCTCGTCGCGAAGGACGGCCCCTACGCCCAGCTGCGTCTCCCCTCGGGCGAGATCCGCAACGTCGACGCGCGCTGCCGCGCGACGATCGGCGAGGTCGGCAACGCCGAGCAGTCGAACATCAACTGGGGCAAGGCGGGCCGCAACCGCTGGAAGGGCATCCGCCCGACCGTCCGCGGTGTCGCCATGAACCCGGTCGACCACCCGCACGGTGGTGGTGAGGGCAAGACCTCCGGTGGACGTCACCCCGTCACTCCTTGGGGCCAGGCTGAGGGTCGCACCCGTCACGCCAACAAGGAAAGCGACAAGTACATCGTCCGTCGTCGCAACGCCGGCAAGAAGCGCAAGTAG
- the rpmC gene encoding 50S ribosomal protein L29: protein MAIGTKTLAPSELDTFEDQRLVEELRKAKEELFNLRFQSATGQLESHGRIRAVKRDIARLYTVIRERELGIRATPAPLEVATKAKKTKAKKADAADEAAKEEAE, encoded by the coding sequence ATGGCGATCGGCACCAAGACGCTCGCCCCGAGCGAGCTCGACACGTTCGAAGACCAGCGCCTCGTCGAGGAGCTGCGCAAGGCCAAGGAAGAGCTGTTCAACCTGCGCTTCCAGTCGGCCACCGGCCAGCTCGAGAGCCACGGCCGCATCCGTGCGGTCAAGCGCGACATCGCGCGGCTCTACACCGTGATCCGTGAGCGCGAGCTCGGCATCCGTGCCACGCCCGCGCCGCTCGAGGTCGCGACGAAGGCGAAGAAGACCAAGGCCAAGAAGGCGGATGCCGCTGACGAGGCCGCGAAGGAAGAGGCCGAGTGA
- the rpsC gene encoding 30S ribosomal protein S3: MGQKVNPYGFRLGITTDHVSRWFSDSTKPGQRYADYVAEDIKIRKLLQTQLDRAGVSNIEIERTRDRVRVDIHTARPGIVIGRRGAEAERIRADLEKLTGKQIQLNILEVKNPEADAQLVAQGIAEQLSARVAFRRAMRKGLQGAQRAGAKGVRIQVSGRLGGAEMSRSEFYREGRVPLHTLRANIDYGFYEAKTTFGRIGVKVWIYKGDLTNKELAREQANAPKQSRGRDDRGGDRRRGPRNEAPVAEGASA; this comes from the coding sequence ATGGGACAGAAGGTAAACCCGTACGGCTTCCGCCTCGGCATCACCACGGACCACGTGTCGCGGTGGTTCTCGGACTCGACGAAGCCGGGCCAGCGCTACGCCGACTACGTCGCCGAGGACATCAAGATCCGCAAGCTGCTGCAGACGCAGCTCGACCGCGCCGGCGTGAGCAACATCGAGATCGAGCGCACGCGTGACCGCGTCCGCGTCGACATCCACACCGCCCGCCCGGGCATCGTGATCGGCCGCCGCGGCGCCGAGGCCGAGCGCATCCGCGCCGACCTCGAGAAGCTCACCGGCAAGCAGATCCAGCTCAACATCCTCGAGGTCAAGAACCCCGAGGCCGACGCCCAGCTCGTCGCGCAGGGCATCGCCGAGCAGCTCTCGGCTCGTGTGGCGTTCCGCCGCGCGATGCGCAAGGGTCTGCAGGGCGCGCAGCGCGCCGGCGCCAAGGGTGTCCGCATCCAGGTGTCGGGCCGCCTCGGCGGCGCCGAGATGAGCCGCTCGGAGTTCTACCGCGAAGGCCGTGTGCCCCTGCACACGCTCCGCGCGAACATCGACTACGGCTTCTACGAGGCAAAGACCACCTTCGGCCGCATCGGCGTGAAGGTCTGGATCTACAAGGGCGATCTCACCAACAAGGAGCTCGCGCGCGAGCAGGCCAACGCGCCGAAGCAGTCCCGCGGTCGCGATGACCGTGGCGGCGACCGTCGTCGTGGCCCCCGCAACGAGGCCCCCGTGGCAGAAGGAGCGTCGGCGTAA